One genomic segment of Anaerotignum faecicola includes these proteins:
- the hpt gene encoding hypoxanthine phosphoribosyltransferase — MKERIEVLLSAEQIDRRMAELADELYQEFGDEQVELVCALKGAVVTIVDLAKKMKMPVTMNFMSVSSYGNSTESSGNINIKMDLDADITGKNVLIVEDIIDTGRTLKKLKELLISRNPKKLKLVTLLDKPDRRVVDIKADYTGFTIPDAFVVGYGLDYAQKYRNLPYVGVLHFEE; from the coding sequence ATGAAAGAGAGAATCGAGGTATTGCTTTCTGCGGAACAGATTGACCGGAGAATGGCAGAGCTGGCAGATGAATTATATCAGGAGTTTGGAGATGAGCAGGTGGAGCTGGTTTGTGCGCTGAAGGGCGCAGTTGTGACCATCGTGGATCTGGCAAAGAAAATGAAGATGCCTGTTACCATGAATTTCATGAGCGTTTCCAGCTACGGCAACAGCACGGAAAGCTCCGGCAATATCAATATCAAGATGGATCTGGATGCGGATATTACAGGCAAGAACGTGCTGATTGTAGAGGATATCATTGACACCGGCAGAACACTGAAAAAGCTGAAGGAGCTTCTTATCAGCAGAAACCCCAAAAAGCTGAAGCTGGTGACACTGCTGGATAAGCCTGACCGCCGCGTGGTGGATATCAAGGCGGACTATACAGGCTTTACGATTCCCGATGCCTTCGTGGTGGGGTATGGTCTGGATTATGCCCAGAAATATAGAAATCTGCCTTATGTAGGCGTACTGCATTTTGAGGAATAA
- a CDS encoding Type 1 glutamine amidotransferase-like domain-containing protein, producing the protein MKLFLCSHFSSVGSLIKEEIENKKVAFIPTASLREGYTGYVGSARKLFKKLGAIVTEIDISTEAYSTIQSVFEEADVIYFTGGNSFFLMDQLRKTGTDGLLKKELANGKLMIGESAGAIICAPSIQYIEQMDEKPEDYSQEDDAGIDLIDFYVLPHYLTAPFKKVTEKIMTEFSDLNLCPINNRQGIVIDGEDSKVICKD; encoded by the coding sequence ATGAAATTATTTTTATGTTCGCACTTTTCAAGTGTAGGAAGTCTGATAAAGGAAGAAATTGAAAATAAGAAAGTCGCATTTATTCCAACAGCTTCACTGCGTGAAGGCTACACCGGTTATGTCGGCTCGGCTCGAAAATTATTCAAAAAGTTGGGAGCGATCGTAACTGAAATTGATATTTCAACGGAGGCTTATTCAACGATACAGTCTGTTTTTGAAGAAGCAGATGTGATATATTTTACCGGCGGAAATTCTTTCTTTCTTATGGACCAGCTCCGTAAAACGGGAACTGATGGACTGCTGAAAAAGGAATTGGCAAATGGAAAATTGATGATCGGCGAGTCGGCAGGCGCAATTATATGCGCTCCAAGCATCCAATATATCGAGCAAATGGATGAAAAGCCGGAGGACTACTCACAAGAAGATGATGCAGGGATTGATTTGATTGATTTCTATGTTCTTCCGCATTATCTTACAGCACCATTTAAGAAAGTTACCGAGAAAATAATGACTGAGTTCTCGGATTTGAATCTATGCCCAATTAACAACCGTCAGGGAATTGTAATTGATGGTGAAGATTCAAAGGTTATTTGCAAAGACTAA
- a CDS encoding GNAT family N-acetyltransferase yields the protein MKIREVNENKKQFIALLLLADEQENMIDHYLEKSTMYVLEDGNVKAECVVTDEGNGILEIKNIAVDPENQGKGYGKALIDFLASKYADEYSVLQVGTGDSPLTIPFYEKCGFVRSHKIPNFFTDNYDHPIYEGGVQLIDMIYLQRCL from the coding sequence ATGAAAATCCGAGAAGTGAATGAGAATAAAAAGCAATTTATAGCATTATTGTTATTAGCTGATGAGCAGGAAAATATGATTGATCACTATCTTGAAAAAAGTACTATGTATGTACTTGAAGATGGTAATGTAAAAGCTGAATGTGTTGTTACCGATGAAGGTAATGGAATACTTGAAATCAAGAATATTGCAGTCGATCCGGAAAATCAGGGAAAGGGCTATGGCAAAGCACTAATTGATTTTCTTGCCAGTAAATATGCAGATGAATATTCTGTTTTGCAAGTTGGAACAGGTGACAGTCCATTGACGATACCATTTTATGAAAAATGTGGATTTGTCCGTTCTCACAAGATTCCCAATTTCTTTACTGACAATTATGACCACCCAATTTATGAGGGCGGTGTACAGTTGATAGATATGATATATTTGCAAAGATGTTTATAA
- a CDS encoding class I SAM-dependent methyltransferase, with protein MNFFENTRKPQGFGGKLMTKMMNIGHAKLSQWGFSNISVNPDAAVLDVGCGGGANIVAWLGKCGNGHVAGMDYSEVSVAESQKLNAAAIKQGKCCVVQGDAFAIPFPDAVFDYVSAFETVYFWPGLEKCFFEVNRVLKNGGTFLICNESDGTNAADEKWTKLIDGMKIYTSDQLIAALKEAGFTEIKTYSNTKNHWISIVATK; from the coding sequence ATGAACTTCTTTGAAAATACTCGTAAGCCACAAGGCTTCGGCGGAAAATTGATGACGAAGATGATGAACATCGGTCACGCCAAGTTATCACAATGGGGATTCTCAAATATCTCAGTGAATCCGGACGCTGCGGTACTGGATGTTGGTTGCGGAGGCGGTGCAAATATTGTAGCCTGGTTGGGCAAATGCGGAAATGGACATGTGGCAGGAATGGATTATTCGGAGGTCAGTGTGGCAGAATCTCAAAAACTGAACGCCGCCGCCATTAAACAAGGGAAATGTTGCGTGGTTCAAGGTGATGCATTTGCTATCCCTTTTCCTGATGCGGTTTTTGATTATGTTTCTGCTTTTGAGACAGTTTACTTCTGGCCGGGATTGGAAAAATGTTTTTTTGAGGTAAATCGAGTTCTGAAAAACGGAGGGACATTCCTGATTTGTAACGAATCTGACGGAACGAATGCCGCAGATGAAAAATGGACAAAGTTGATTGATGGTATGAAGATTTACACCTCTGATCAACTCATTGCTGCTTTGAAAGAAGCAGGTTTTACAGAGATAAAAACGTATTCAAATACAAAAAATCATTGGATAAGTATTGTTGCAACGAAATAG
- a CDS encoding carbon-nitrogen hydrolase family protein has product MKIALCQMANAGKPAANLEKSIRAIKEAAENGADLILFPEVQLTEFFPQYPGQDVTQYRISLDSEVVTAFCRAAQENGILVVPNILLYENGKTYDASLLIQKGGTIAGVQKMVHIAQAEQFYEQDYYTPSDDGFHVFDTEYGKIGIVVCFDRHYPESIRTESLMGAELILIPTVNTKTEPSEMFEWELRVQAFHNSTAVAMCNRVGKEGEMDFSGESIVVDANGDVIAKADDTEGILYAEVDLAKSSEIRSRRTYTGLRRTELYK; this is encoded by the coding sequence ATGAAAATCGCACTTTGCCAGATGGCAAACGCAGGAAAGCCTGCTGCGAACCTAGAAAAAAGCATACGGGCAATCAAGGAGGCAGCAGAAAATGGGGCGGATTTGATTCTGTTTCCAGAAGTGCAGCTGACGGAATTTTTTCCGCAGTACCCCGGACAGGATGTGACGCAATATCGGATTTCGCTTGATTCTGAGGTTGTGACGGCATTTTGCAGGGCGGCGCAGGAAAACGGGATTCTGGTTGTGCCGAATATTTTGCTTTACGAAAACGGGAAGACATACGATGCCAGTCTGCTGATTCAGAAGGGCGGCACGATTGCGGGCGTGCAGAAGATGGTGCATATTGCGCAGGCGGAGCAGTTTTATGAGCAGGATTACTATACACCCTCCGATGACGGGTTTCATGTATTCGATACGGAATATGGGAAAATCGGGATTGTGGTCTGCTTCGACCGGCATTACCCCGAAAGCATCCGCACGGAAAGTCTGATGGGGGCGGAGCTGATTCTGATTCCGACGGTGAATACGAAAACAGAGCCTTCCGAAATGTTTGAATGGGAGCTGCGTGTACAGGCATTCCATAACAGTACGGCAGTTGCGATGTGCAACCGCGTCGGCAAGGAGGGCGAGATGGACTTCTCGGGGGAATCTATTGTAGTAGATGCCAACGGCGATGTGATTGCCAAGGCGGATGATACGGAGGGGATTCTTTATGCAGAGGTGGATTTGGCAAAATCGAGTGAAATCAGAAGCCGCAGAACGTATACGGGGCTGAGACGGACGGAATTGTATAAATGA
- a CDS encoding DUF3298 and DUF4163 domain-containing protein, with protein sequence MNPENGKKTYESIEIPKNLNETVMQTIASKNKEELKMKYESNENKKASEAKKSYRPVWRGCVAAAAAVLVAGTIGLNASPVFAENMSKVPVVGQLAQVLTFRSFEGTEGDVELNVNVPVVKGPDGKELPAKVNARIQQLTADYEAQAEKEMAEYKESFFQTGGTKEEWADRTMDLYIDYDVKYLSNDVLSLGVTTAKSWVSADEEHTYYNIDLKNDKELTLQDVLGDDYAAICNKSIVSQIEERMAADANASFFGYGDSTDETDSLGKFETVDANTSFYLNAEGKVVISFPEYSIAPGYMGIQEFVID encoded by the coding sequence ATGAATCCCGAAAATGGCAAAAAAACCTACGAATCCATCGAAATTCCTAAAAATTTAAATGAAACGGTCATGCAGACGATTGCATCCAAAAATAAGGAGGAACTGAAAATGAAATACGAAAGCAATGAAAATAAGAAAGCATCCGAAGCAAAGAAATCCTATCGCCCCGTCTGGAGAGGCTGTGTTGCGGCGGCAGCAGCCGTTCTGGTCGCAGGCACCATCGGGCTGAACGCAAGCCCCGTTTTTGCGGAAAACATGAGCAAGGTTCCCGTTGTGGGGCAGCTGGCGCAGGTGCTGACCTTCCGTTCCTTTGAAGGCACAGAGGGCGATGTGGAGCTGAATGTAAACGTCCCCGTTGTGAAGGGCCCCGATGGTAAGGAGCTGCCCGCAAAGGTAAATGCACGCATCCAGCAGCTGACCGCCGATTATGAAGCGCAGGCAGAAAAGGAAATGGCAGAATATAAGGAATCCTTCTTCCAAACAGGCGGCACAAAGGAAGAATGGGCAGATCGCACCATGGATTTGTATATCGATTACGATGTAAAATATCTCAGCAATGATGTTCTCTCTCTGGGCGTAACAACCGCAAAGAGCTGGGTTTCCGCGGATGAGGAGCATACCTACTACAACATTGATTTGAAGAATGATAAGGAGCTGACCCTGCAAGACGTGCTTGGCGATGATTATGCTGCCATCTGCAATAAGAGCATCGTATCTCAGATTGAAGAACGCATGGCGGCAGATGCAAACGCTTCCTTCTTCGGCTATGGTGACAGCACAGATGAAACCGATTCCCTTGGGAAGTTTGAAACCGTTGACGCAAATACCTCCTTCTATCTGAACGCAGAGGGCAAGGTTGTCATCTCCTTCCCCGAATATTCCATCGCCCCCGGATATATGGGCATTCAGGAATTTGTAATCGACTAA
- a CDS encoding sigma-70 family RNA polymerase sigma factor — MQDIYDCTVQYIIENQNKFYRLAYSYVKEEQAALDVIQNAICRALEGCFGLKNPLALRTWFYRILVNEALQYLRKQKREVPLGEEHTEAMTYEEPAFDEDKQAYEAVMQLSEPMKTVIILHYYEDLTLKQIAEITDTPLSTVKTRLYSALKKLKLILKEEEK, encoded by the coding sequence ATGCAGGATATTTACGACTGCACCGTACAATACATCATAGAAAATCAAAATAAATTTTATCGTCTGGCATACAGCTATGTAAAGGAGGAGCAGGCAGCTCTGGATGTGATACAGAACGCTATCTGCCGCGCCTTGGAGGGCTGCTTTGGGCTGAAAAATCCTCTGGCACTCCGCACATGGTTTTATCGGATTCTTGTCAATGAGGCTTTGCAGTATCTCAGAAAGCAAAAGCGCGAAGTTCCTCTCGGCGAGGAGCATACCGAAGCCATGACCTACGAAGAGCCGGCATTTGATGAAGATAAGCAAGCCTATGAGGCTGTGATGCAGCTGTCAGAGCCTATGAAAACCGTCATTATCCTTCATTATTATGAGGATCTGACGCTCAAGCAGATTGCAGAAATCACCGATACCCCACTCAGCACCGTAAAGACACGACTCTACAGTGCCCTGAAAAAGCTGAAACTGATTTTGAAGGAGGAAGAAAAATGA
- the brnQ gene encoding branched-chain amino acid transport system II carrier protein — translation MRKKTSLKDIAVIGLALFAMFFGAGNLIFPPYLGTNAGSEWFIGFMCFFIADVGLALVAILSMIKGGDVSIQGVTKKLGAVPSVIINTLVVLCIGPFLAIPRTAATTFEMGVMPIFPKINSWIFGAVFFGLVLLFTVRPSGVVDVIGKYLTPILVICLMAMIILGIVHPIGDISNVAKFETIREGVMAGYQTMDVLASIVFVIIIISAARDKGYTETKDTMSVVIKSSVFAAVALFVIYGGLAFLGATTSAGGFEGYNQTGLVVAITQSLIGSYGVLVLAIIVFFACLTTAIGLTSSCASYFAELTNNKVSYTKVVILTVAFSYIVSNFGISTIISIAAPILNLLYPVVLVMIVLNFFGKHIKNNNIYIFAAAFALVASAAEVLCGFGLPLHFVENLPLGSFQCGWVVPAIVGGIIGKFVPASQKAASLSKSDNELG, via the coding sequence ATGAGAAAGAAAACGAGTTTAAAGGACATTGCCGTAATCGGGCTGGCACTGTTTGCAATGTTCTTCGGTGCCGGCAATTTAATCTTCCCCCCCTACCTTGGTACAAATGCAGGGAGCGAGTGGTTCATCGGGTTTATGTGCTTCTTTATCGCGGACGTTGGTTTGGCTCTGGTTGCCATCCTCTCCATGATTAAAGGCGGCGATGTTTCCATTCAGGGCGTTACCAAAAAGCTTGGTGCAGTCCCCTCTGTCATTATCAATACATTAGTCGTTCTGTGTATCGGGCCCTTCTTGGCAATCCCCCGTACCGCAGCAACAACATTTGAAATGGGCGTTATGCCGATTTTCCCCAAAATCAACAGCTGGATTTTCGGTGCAGTCTTCTTCGGTCTGGTTCTGCTGTTTACCGTTCGCCCCTCCGGCGTTGTTGACGTAATCGGCAAATACCTGACACCTATTCTGGTAATCTGTCTGATGGCAATGATTATTCTGGGTATTGTTCACCCCATTGGCGATATCAGCAATGTTGCAAAATTTGAAACAATCAGAGAAGGCGTTATGGCAGGCTATCAGACCATGGACGTTCTGGCTTCTATCGTATTCGTCATCATCATCATCTCCGCAGCAAGGGATAAAGGCTACACAGAAACAAAGGACACCATGAGCGTTGTTATCAAATCCAGCGTTTTCGCAGCAGTTGCACTGTTCGTCATCTATGGCGGTCTGGCATTTCTGGGTGCAACCACATCCGCAGGCGGCTTTGAAGGCTATAACCAGACAGGTCTGGTTGTTGCAATCACACAGTCTCTGATCGGCAGCTACGGCGTACTGGTTCTGGCAATCATCGTATTCTTTGCCTGCCTGACCACAGCAATCGGTCTGACCTCCTCCTGCGCATCCTATTTCGCAGAGCTGACAAACAACAAGGTCTCCTATACAAAGGTAGTTATCCTGACTGTTGCATTCAGCTACATCGTATCCAACTTCGGTATCTCTACAATCATCAGCATTGCAGCACCTATTCTGAACCTGCTGTACCCTGTTGTTCTGGTTATGATTGTGCTGAACTTCTTTGGTAAGCATATCAAAAACAACAACATTTATATCTTCGCAGCAGCCTTTGCACTGGTTGCAAGTGCGGCAGAAGTGCTTTGCGGCTTCGGTCTGCCCCTGCATTTCGTAGAAAATCTGCCTCTGGGCTCCTTCCAGTGCGGCTGGGTAGTTCCTGCCATCGTAGGCGGTATCATCGGTAAATTCGTACCCGCTTCTCAGAAAGCAGCCTCTCTGAGCAAGAGCGACAACGAATTAGGCTAA
- a CDS encoding helix-turn-helix domain-containing protein: MKEVSIHVGQRIRLYRKTKNLTIETFAGMIHKSKATVSKYENGDISIDIETLFTIAQALGVPVNQLIDYEEIGEEKGEKGEIIKHNLSKSKYYMYFYDGRRSRIARNVIEVQDGGEDSGVFSANMYASLEDLSNYYQCKLLYHGTMRKGDTFINFNFENQNNKVERMFMYAINSFNNGGRMEGLCCCLSTQPILPACFKFLMVSDILEETDDLKEKLKVSKEDIRLLKKMNMFVVSDHA, from the coding sequence ATGAAAGAAGTTAGTATCCATGTGGGGCAGAGAATTCGCCTGTATCGAAAGACGAAAAACCTGACCATTGAAACCTTCGCAGGCATGATTCATAAAAGCAAGGCAACGGTTTCCAAATACGAAAACGGGGATATTTCCATTGATATTGAAACCCTGTTTACGATTGCGCAGGCGTTAGGGGTGCCCGTCAACCAGCTGATTGATTATGAAGAAATCGGGGAGGAAAAGGGCGAGAAGGGCGAAATCATCAAGCACAACCTCAGCAAAAGCAAATATTATATGTACTTTTACGATGGCAGACGCAGCCGCATTGCGCGCAATGTTATTGAGGTGCAGGATGGCGGAGAGGACAGCGGTGTATTCAGCGCGAATATGTATGCTTCGCTTGAGGACTTATCCAATTATTATCAGTGTAAGCTCCTTTATCACGGCACGATGCGCAAGGGTGATACCTTCATCAATTTCAATTTTGAAAACCAGAATAATAAGGTGGAGCGAATGTTTATGTACGCCATCAATTCCTTTAATAATGGCGGCAGAATGGAAGGACTTTGCTGCTGCTTATCCACGCAGCCGATTTTGCCTGCCTGCTTCAAATTTCTGATGGTATCGGATATTCTGGAGGAAACGGACGATTTGAAGGAAAAGCTCAAGGTTTCTAAGGAGGATATCCGCCTTCTGAAAAAAATGAATATGTTTGTTGTCAGCGACCACGCTTAA
- a CDS encoding ribbon-helix-helix protein, CopG family encodes MTVFHPKKPEKEVISMRIPKDVLEILDQKSAQANISRNEFINQCILFALAHMENEA; translated from the coding sequence ATGACTGTATTTCATCCGAAAAAGCCGGAAAAGGAAGTAATCTCCATGCGGATTCCAAAGGATGTTCTGGAAATTCTGGATCAGAAATCTGCACAGGCTAACATCAGCAGAAACGAATTTATCAATCAGTGTATTTTGTTTGCCCTTGCCCACATGGAAAACGAAGCATAA
- a CDS encoding DUF4064 domain-containing protein, whose translation MYCSKCGAENKDDSLFCTKCGEKILDVNVKDDKGAEIKGVEKDKTNLFSAHLLNIIAFCLPVLMTLGMFLVIPQMSKNDSDSAADLSVTVEPPDISGNLLLVCFLVGLIIFVIGIIIYLKPERKKMKWAYIYLFLAISDLILAFFLFMLYVLASCGFGVVLFIPGILQIIAGFKFVKAIKMYED comes from the coding sequence ATGTATTGCTCAAAGTGTGGAGCCGAGAATAAGGATGATAGCTTATTTTGTACAAAATGCGGCGAGAAGATTTTAGACGTAAATGTAAAGGACGATAAAGGTGCAGAAATTAAAGGTGTGGAAAAAGATAAGACCAATTTGTTTTCGGCACATTTGTTGAATATTATTGCCTTTTGTCTGCCTGTATTGATGACATTAGGGATGTTTTTAGTGATACCGCAGATGTCCAAAAATGATTCAGATTCTGCTGCCGATTTGTCTGTTACGGTTGAACCTCCTGATATTTCCGGGAATCTTTTGCTAGTTTGTTTTCTGGTTGGGTTAATTATCTTTGTGATTGGGATCATCATATATTTGAAACCAGAGAGAAAGAAAATGAAATGGGCTTACATTTATTTATTTTTGGCGATTTCTGATTTGATATTAGCATTTTTCTTATTTATGCTGTATGTATTGGCAAGTTGCGGCTTTGGAGTTGTTTTGTTTATTCCGGGGATTCTTCAGATTATCGCAGGATTTAAATTTGTAAAAGCAATAAAAATGTATGAAGATTAA
- a CDS encoding FmdB family zinc ribbon protein, translating into MQALSEKGTALLAKFKKFQKLSLVLYALAAMAFVFAGNILLTIIIVALDIFLEIKLYRCPHCGKGLDCRRRVNEDTVCPKCEKYIFRGL; encoded by the coding sequence ATGCAGGCTTTATCAGAAAAAGGCACCGCATTATTGGCAAAGTTCAAAAAGTTCCAGAAGCTCAGCTTGGTTCTTTATGCTCTGGCGGCAATGGCATTTGTATTTGCCGGAAATATTCTGTTGACGATTATTATTGTGGCGCTGGATATCTTCCTGGAAATAAAGTTGTATAGATGCCCTCATTGCGGCAAGGGGCTGGACTGTCGCCGCAGAGTGAACGAGGACACGGTTTGTCCGAAGTGCGAGAAATATATTTTCCGCGGATTATAA